The window GCTGCTTCGGTAGAGCGGCAGAAACCATCGCACCGCAATCGCAGCGGCAACGGGGATCGCCAGCGAATACATGAACGCGTTCCAATTGTCGACAAACGCTTTGCCAGGCAGCGCCAGATAACTGATGCTGCTGAGATAAGTCGCGAAGATGGACAACCCACACAACCACCCCGGAAGCGACCGACCACCAGCAGTGAAATCATCAGCGGAACGGTTACGCGCCCAGAAGTAAAACCCAATCGCCATGATCGCGATGAAGTAACCGACTAGGACGGCATAGTCCAAGCCGGTGAATGCCATCGCCGCAATCATAGAATGTCCAGATCACGAAGAATCGCAGCCACTCTCTCCCGCTCAGGTTCAAAGAACCGGTGAAAAGGATCCGCAGGAAGGTCGCTGCAAATTCCTAGCAACGACGCGGCACATTTGGTCGCCTTGATGTGACGAGATGCATACTTGCCCACATCGTAGATGTCTTGGAAACGACGAATCTTCGAAATAGCAGCTTCCGTTTTCGCTGAGTCGTTCGCCGTCAAGCCTTCGTAGCAATCGACAAAGCAACGCGTCATCACGTTGGCGCCGCCGGCCACTCCTCCGTCGCCACCCAACTGATGAGCTTCCGGCAACATGGCCTCGGGACCGATCAAGATTGACCAATCCTCTCGCACCTCATTTCGCAAATCGCACAAACGGCGGAAGTAGTCCAGGTCACCGCTGCTATCTTTGACACCCACGATCGATTGGATCTCAGAAAGCGTCTTCAGAGTTTCGATTTCAAACCAAACCTTGGTCAAACCCGGCATGTTGTACAGCATCAACGGCAACGGAATTTCCGGTGCGATGTTCTGGACGTAAGCGGTCAGCTCCGTTTGTCCTGCCGGAAAATAATAGGGCGTCGTCAGGACCGCTGCGTCCGCTCCCGCATCGGCGGCATGATGGGCGATCGATACCGATTCAACAAATGCCGTGTCCGTCACTCCGACCAACACGGGAACGCGTT of the Rhodopirellula baltica SH 1 genome contains:
- a CDS encoding dihydrodipicolinate synthase family protein; amino-acid sequence: MSRLFTAGNRLQGIVPPLITPLRARDELDQEGWERLIEHVIDGGVSGIFILGTTGEAPSLSYRLRRELITATTHLVAKRVPVLVGVTDTAFVESVSIAHHAADAGADAAVLTTPYYFPAGQTELTAYVQNIAPEIPLPLMLYNMPGLTKVWFEIETLKTLSEIQSIVGVKDSSGDLDYFRRLCDLRNEVREDWSILIGPEAMLPEAHQLGGDGGVAGGANVMTRCFVDCYEGLTANDSAKTEAAISKIRRFQDIYDVGKYASRHIKATKCAASLLGICSDLPADPFHRFFEPERERVAAILRDLDIL